From the genome of Methylocystis heyeri:
GGGTCGCCGCGCCATTGGGCGGGGCCGCCGCGAAATTGATCGCGGCTGTCTGCGCGCCGAGGTCGTAGTAGAGATATTCGACCTTGGCGCTCCAGTCCGGGCGGAACATCCATTCGAGCCCGCCGCCCGCCGCCCATCCTATTTTCGCGTCGTTGAACTGGGCGGAAAGCGCTGAAGCGGTGAAATTCGGATTAGCCGAACTTATGAAGAGGGCGTTCGAGAAATTCATTCCGCCATAGGCGAGGCCGCCGGATCCGAACGCCAGCAAAGTGGGGGTGACGAGATATCCCAGGCGTCCGCGCACCGTGCCGAGATAGTTCAATGACTTGTTGAGGCTCGACGTCGTGGTGAGGAGCGCCTGGGTCGTCGGCTCCAGCGCGGCGCCGGAGAGATTTTTGTAACTGCCGAGCGTCGAGCCTTGCACATCAGCCTCGACGCCCGCGAGGAAAGCGCCGAACTGCCAGTTGAAACCGGCCTGGCCGCCGCCGATGACGCCCACATTGCTCAAGGAGCCGCCGAGCGGCGTGGAGGCCGCGACGGCGGAGCCGAAATAGGTCGGACCAAAGCCCAGTCCCGATTGATCGGCGAGATCGTTGTAAAGCGGATAGGCGCTGGTGGTGACGCTCGGGCTGGCGTCGAACACGGCGCCGACGTTGGCGCCGAAATAGAAGCCCGTCCATGTCGGCGGCGACGGCGGAACGACGGGCGGAGCCTTGAGAATGGGAAGATCGGCGGCGAGAGCCGACCCGGCGGAACAGGCCGAAAGGATCACGGCCCACAGGGCGCGAGTTTTTTTCATCGTGCGAAATCCTTGAGTGTTTGCGACGTCGACGCGCCGCGTTCCACCCGCAACGGAGCCGACTGCAATGAGCGGACTCCGAGTCACGAGTTTGCCGCCTCGAAGCCGCCGAAGCGCTCGAGGGAAGTTTCAGCTAGTGAAGGGAAAGGCGCAGTTGTGGCGGGAGAAACGCCACTGCACGGAACTCAAGCCGACGCGGGAGGCCCCTGCGAAGACCATGAGCTGACCCAGCCCGCCGACGACAGCGGGCGTTCCGGGCCGGCGGCCGGCGCTCCGGAAGCTATTTCGAAATCATGGAATTCGAGGATCGATTCCCAGATGCGCGCAACCGCGAAGGCCACTGCCGCGTCGGCGTCGCGCGTGCAACAGGCAAAGCAGCAGTGGTCGTAATCCTTGCCTTCGCGACGGGACTGGTCGCCGTCCGGCGCATGCAGACAATTTGCTTCAAGCGAAGCCGCGACGACGCCGTTGGCGTTGTAGGCGGCGTGACGGCACGGCGTCGAGAGGATCAGGAGGCTCTGCGCGGCCAACAGCACGAGAAGGAGCGCAGCCAACATCGGCTTCGCATTCCCGCGCCAACGGTCTCTTTTGTCCCCCAGCCCAAACATGTTCAACGCTATGAGTCTTGCAAATTGCGTCGCCGAACCCGAGACAATCCGGGCTTCAGCATTCGTTTACGTTATATCCGCAGGTAAGCCGGCGCAAGCTTGAACTGCTCCCGACCAACATTTTCATATCATGTTTCATTCTTCATCATTGAAGCCGCGTCGACGGCTTTCATCCATGCAGCCGTCACGGCCCGGCATGAAAACGCCAGCGGGACGCAGGACCCCAAGCCGGAGCGGCCTGGATCAATCGAGCTGCCTCGGCGTCGAAGACGAAGCTCGACAGCCCCTGAGAAACGCCTTCGCCGGTCGCTTTGATATAGGCTTCCGCCAGGGTCCAGAAGCGGAAGAACATTCTTGTTCTGAGAGTTTCATTCGGACAGGCGCTGAGCTCAGCCTGCATCTGCGGCGCGAAGGCGAGGCGCGACAGGTCCATCAAATCCGGCAGATGACGCATTGGTTCGACATCGACGCCCACGGGGCTGCCGGCGATGGCGATGGCGATGAGGCCGCGCGTGTGGCTCACATTGAAATGGATCCGCCCCGACGACAGCAGCGGTTTGCCTTTGGGGCCGGAAAGAAAACTCAGACCGAGCGGGGCGGCCCCCAGCATAGCGCCGAGCAGCGCGCGCAGGCAGGCGCGCGAGGCGGCGCAGGTCCACCGGTCGGCCTCCACGCGGAAGCCGAGCGCGCGAGCCTGCTCGGCGGAGTCCAGATGCGCGAGAAATTCGGCGAAGCTCGCCGTCGCCGGTTCGCCGAACCACAGCCAAAGCTCCCCCCGCGTCGGAGGACGGCTCGGGACGTCCGCGATTGAAGGCAACACCCGATGTTCCAGCGGCTCGGCTGCGTTGCGCTCCAACGCCCACGCCCAGGCGATCGTCTCCGGCGGTTGAGGCCGCGTGCGCAGGAGAGCGTCGAGTTCGAAAGACATTTTGCTGCGCTACCCTCCACGCGATCCCAACCCGAGCATTTGAGGTTTTTGGTTTCCACATTGCATCTTGCGTGGCCCTACACGGACGTTCCGCCTCTCCTATTTGGCTGCGAAAAGGAGAACCCGACAATGACAAAAGCAGGCGTAGCGATGTTCGCGCTGGGGATGTTGCTCGGCGCGATCCTGCCGGCGGCGGCTTATGACGCCAGGCCGGCTCCCTATGGACTTTACTCCCCTCCGCCGGCGGCTCTCATATCGCCGAACCAGCACCGCCATCGTTGCTACGCGTCCTATACCCGCCGGGAGCAGGACAAGGGCATTCGGCACTGGACCGGGCTTTGCCGCCACTGGGGCTGAAAACACAAGCGCAGCCACCGCGCCCCGCGGTCTCAAGGGGTGTTTATCGCCCCCTGAGGCGCGGGGGCCTGCGGGGATTCGCCTGTCGGCGCGCTACCCTCCCGAAACCCGCTGCAAGAAGGAGCTTCCGCGAGCCATTCGGCGCCCCTTGAAGCGCCGTCTCAGCTCCTGGTCGCGCCTTATTTTATAGGCTAACGCGTTTTCGCCCCGCCGCTCAGGCAATGCTTGGGTTCTGGCTGCTGTGCGCCGCGTCGGCCCAGTGTCGAGTTTGCGCGGCGGTTTCGGGCTCCCCCCGCCCAAATACCCGGTTTCCCCGGCGATCCCGCCTAATTCCGGAGGATCCCGCCTGGTCCCGCCGTGTCCCCATATGATCCTGCGCATGACACGTGTCATGCGCAGGATCATATGGGGACACGGCGGGATTAGCCGGAACTGGCCGGGATTAGCCGGGAAAACCGAGGGTTTTGGCGGGAGCATCGGAAAAGGACCGCGCAAGATCAAATGGGGTCACGACGGCCGAGGCCGACGGCGTGTGGCCAAGAAAACCGGGGCAATCGAGCGCCGCGGTGGCGCAAACTCGGAACTCGGACGAAGCAGCGCGCCCGAGCCCCGGAAACTGCTGAATCCTAGCATTGCCTAAGCGGCGGGCGCGAGAACGCATTAGTCTACAAAAACGCTTAAGTAGGAACTGGAGAGGCGCTTCAAGGGGCGTTGAAGGGCTCATCAAAGCTCCTTCTTGCAGCGGGTTTCGGGAGGGTCGCCGCAGACGCTCTTGATGTTGTGGAAGCCCACGCAGCGGCCGTCGGGGCCGCGATAGCCCGGGCCTCCCTTGCATCCGCAGCCGGTGCATTCCGGCTCCTCGACCTGGGCGGCGCCTTCCTTCGCGCAATTGGTCTCGGGAGGCGTTCCGCAGACGCTCTTGAGATTGGCGTAGCCGACACAGCGGCCGTCCGGGCCACGATAGCCGGGACCGCCCCGGCACCCGCAGCCCTTGCAGGCGAAAGCGGGCGACGCAGCCATCAGCAAAAGCGCGAGGGCGAGAGCGCATCGTTTCACTGAGAATTGGACCGACTGCGAGTAAAGACGCCAGCGGTCTTTGCACCCAACCACCGCAGAACGCGCGGCCCGAGCAAATCGGCGTCTGATTCCTCGTGCAGGGCAGCGGGGGGCTCTTCTTGCGACGGAGGAGTCGGACGCTGCAGATCAACCGGCTCGGCGGCCATCAGCGCCCAAACGAGCGCGCCGACCCATCCCAGAAAGGTCCAGCCCAACAGCAGATCGAGCGCGATGATCGCCTGCGCATGGCGATGCTTGTAGCCGACGGCGACGACGCTGGG
Proteins encoded in this window:
- a CDS encoding outer membrane protein; this encodes MKKTRALWAVILSACSAGSALAADLPILKAPPVVPPSPPTWTGFYFGANVGAVFDASPSVTTSAYPLYNDLADQSGLGFGPTYFGSAVAASTPLGGSLSNVGVIGGGQAGFNWQFGAFLAGVEADVQGSTLGSYKNLSGAALEPTTQALLTTTSSLNKSLNYLGTVRGRLGYLVTPTLLAFGSGGLAYGGMNFSNALFISSANPNFTASALSAQFNDAKIGWAAGGGLEWMFRPDWSAKVEYLYYDLGAQTAAINFAAAPPNGAATLLYSAGYRSSVRFNGHAVRAGVNYHWHWFAPAPVVAKY
- a CDS encoding 4'-phosphopantetheinyl transferase family protein, whose translation is MSFELDALLRTRPQPPETIAWAWALERNAAEPLEHRVLPSIADVPSRPPTRGELWLWFGEPATASFAEFLAHLDSAEQARALGFRVEADRWTCAASRACLRALLGAMLGAAPLGLSFLSGPKGKPLLSSGRIHFNVSHTRGLIAIAIAGSPVGVDVEPMRHLPDLMDLSRLAFAPQMQAELSACPNETLRTRMFFRFWTLAEAYIKATGEGVSQGLSSFVFDAEAARLIQAAPAWGPASRWRFHAGP
- a CDS encoding superinfection immunity protein; its protein translation is MRVLKIVFLGLAALACWFLTALAAYYSAPTWFRSYPNLIAPAQTLFSILELLALALAAILIYVAPSVVAVGYKHRHAQAIIALDLLLGWTFLGWVGALVWALMAAEPVDLQRPTPPSQEEPPAALHEESDADLLGPRVLRWLGAKTAGVFTRSRSNSQ